A single region of the Triticum dicoccoides isolate Atlit2015 ecotype Zavitan chromosome 2B, WEW_v2.0, whole genome shotgun sequence genome encodes:
- the LOC119362757 gene encoding indole-2-monooxygenase-like, whose translation MAHHLVAVHHLMHETPLQAVLLLLLLLLLRFATISSSKKQANRKRLPPSPPGLPVIGHLHLGRDHVSLCNLAKKHGSDDGFMLLRRGAVPHLIVSSPRAARAIMRTHDHLFASRPTSMVAHELLYGPMDVVFAPYGEHWRMARKLVAAHLLSVKKIQSYRLARQQEVSLVMAVIRESAAASTMIDMGEMMNTFVNDMVCRALSGKFTMKEGRNKIFRELIEANSALFASFNLEDCFPRLAWLTRSNVCNNAKKVNRRWDDLLEKMIQDHEKRTLLPPHDKQDGKQEEESDFIDVLLSVRQQKDYDGITREQIKAILMDMFAAGTDTSSFALEVAMAEIMCNPRVMTKLQAEVRNSTPNGQDMVEEENLANMTYLKAVVKETLRLHPPLPLLIPHLSMAESEVDVAGYTVPSGAWVMVNSWAINRDPEWWQKPEEFLPERFMEGGSASAVDFRGNDFQFLPFGAGRRICPGINFGLATIEIMLANLVYSHDWELSSATGKKGIDMTEVFRLSVRRKEKLMLVPKNRSSV comes from the exons ATGGCGCATCATTTAGTTGCAGTACACCACCTCATGCATGAGACGCCTCTACAAGCAGTGCTACTTCTATTGCTACTACTGCTACTGCGCTTCGCCACAATTAGTAGCAGCAAGAAGCAGGCCAATAGAAAGCGTCTCCCTCCTTCCCCTCCAGGCCTCCCTGTGATAGGCCACTTGCACCTGGGCCGAGATCACGTCTCATTATGCAACCTCGCCAAGAAGCACGGCTCGGACGACGGCTTCATGCTCCTCCGCCGCGGCGCCGTCCCGCACCTCATCGTGTCGTCCCCACGCGCCGCCAGGGCGATCATGCGGACGCATGACCACCTGTTCGCGTCGCGGCCAACATCCATGGTCGCCCACGAGCTCCTGTATGGGCCGATGGACGTCGTCTTCGCCCCCTACGGTGAGCACTGGCGGATGGCGAGGAAGCTCGTCGCGGCGCACCTGCTCAGCGTCAAGAAGATCCAATCGTACCGCCTCGCCCGTCAGCAAGAG GTGAGCCTGGTGATGGCCGTGATACGAGAGTCGGCGGCTGCGAGCACGATGATCGACATGGGTGAGATGATGAACACCTTTGTGAATGACATGGTGTGTCGCGCCTTGTCCGGGAAGTTCACCATGAAAGAAGGCCGGAACAAGATATTCAGAGAGCTGATCGAGGCGAACTCAGCTCTCTTTGCGAGTTTCAACCTGGAAGACTGCTTCCCAAGGTTAGCATGGCTCACTAGATCTAATGTTTGTAACAATGCCAAGAAGGTGAATAGAAGGTGGGACGATCTGCTCGAAAAGATGATACAAGACCACGAGAAACGAACATTGTTGCCACCACATGACAAACAAGATGGCAAACAGGAAGAGGAGAGTGACTTCATTGATGTACTTCTATCGGTTCGGCAGCAGAAAGACTATGATGGTATCACCAGAGAGCAAATCAAGGCCATCTTAATG GACATGTTTGCTGCGGGCACGGACACATCGTCCTTCGCCTTGGAGGTAGCTATGGCTGAGATCATGTGCAACCCTCGGGTGATGACTAAGCTACAAGCCGAGGTGAGAAACAGCACACCGAACGGGCAAGACATGGTCGAGGAAGAGAACTTAGCCAACATGACATATTTGAAGGCAGTGGTGAAGGAGACGCTTAGGCTGCACCCGCCGCTACCGCTCCTCATCCCTCACCTTTCCATGGCAGAGAGCGAAGTCGACGTCGCTGGATACACGGTCCCTTCTGGAGCATGGGTCATGGTGAACTCATGGGCTATCAACAGAGACCCCGAGTGGTGGCAGAAGCCGGAGGAGTTCCTGCCAGAAAGGTTCATGGAGGGTGGTAGCGCCTCGGCGGTGGACTTCAGGGGGAACGACTTTCAGTTTTTGCCGTTCGGAGCTGGCAGGAGGATCTGCCCTGGTATCAACTTCGGGCTGGCGACCATCGAGATCATGCTGGCAAACCTTGTGTACAGTCACGACTGGGAGCTGTCGTCCGCCACGGGCAAGAAGGGTATTGACATGACAGAAGTGTTTCGCTTGAGTGTCCGACGGAAGGAGAAACTGATGCTTGTTCCCAAGAACCGCTCAAGTGTGTGA